One genomic region from Spirosoma sp. KCTC 42546 encodes:
- a CDS encoding alpha/beta hydrolase, giving the protein MTVFSLNQVLFTLSFLERMRKIGLLVILLLVSGNYVTAQDFIPLWSAGSMPNTKGMALKDSIANERVYRVGTPGMYAFFPSAQENKGAAVVICPGGGYERLAYVISGWQLAKWFNTMGISAFVLNYRLPNSPDLKQRELGPLQDAQRAIRFIRANAKKWGIKPDKVGVQGSSAGGHLAALVATHTTDVSAISDSISSQAFRPDFALLVSPVITMGQYAHAGSRKNLLGPNPSADLLKAYSLENAVTAMTPPCFLTHAYNDTVVDQRNSLLFYQALIDKKIPASLHIFPQGGHAIALRNNPGSTQQWTTLCESWLREMNLLTDAQ; this is encoded by the coding sequence GGCAACTACGTTACAGCACAGGACTTTATACCGCTTTGGTCTGCCGGTAGCATGCCAAATACAAAAGGTATGGCGCTAAAAGATAGTATTGCCAACGAGCGAGTATACCGGGTTGGAACGCCAGGCATGTACGCGTTCTTTCCATCAGCTCAGGAGAACAAAGGGGCGGCTGTGGTGATTTGTCCAGGTGGAGGCTACGAGCGTTTGGCGTATGTGATCAGCGGGTGGCAACTGGCGAAATGGTTCAACACGATGGGGATAAGCGCCTTTGTTCTTAACTATCGGTTACCGAATTCACCCGACTTAAAACAACGGGAGCTGGGGCCGCTACAGGACGCCCAACGAGCGATTCGATTTATCCGGGCCAATGCAAAAAAATGGGGTATCAAGCCCGATAAAGTGGGCGTTCAGGGTTCATCCGCGGGCGGCCATCTGGCGGCACTGGTGGCAACCCATACAACTGATGTATCGGCCATCAGCGATTCAATTAGCAGTCAGGCGTTCCGGCCCGATTTTGCGCTTCTGGTTTCACCTGTCATTACAATGGGCCAATACGCGCACGCGGGCAGTCGCAAAAATTTGTTAGGCCCCAACCCATCGGCCGATTTGTTGAAAGCCTATTCGCTGGAAAACGCAGTGACGGCTATGACTCCTCCCTGTTTTCTGACGCATGCCTACAATGATACGGTTGTCGATCAGCGAAATAGTTTGCTATTTTATCAGGCATTGATCGACAAGAAAATTCCGGCTAGTCTGCATATATTTCCACAGGGTGGCCACGCCATTGCCCTGAGAAACAATCCAGGCTCAACGCAGCAGTGGACAACCTTGTGCGAAAGCTGGTTACGAGAAATGAATCTGCTTACCGATGCTCAATAG